From the Alloalcanivorax dieselolei B5 genome, one window contains:
- a CDS encoding monovalent cation:proton antiporter family protein has translation MPDALTLVVILLATAVFAVVLFRRLHLPPILAYLGAGVLAGPGGLGWVDDTSGMQYLAEFGIVFLLFSLGLEFSIPRLLALRRVVFGAGPLQVLLTGLPVLLIMWLLDFPLAIALIAGGAFALSSTAIVIRDLIARGAVNTGYGRASTGILLFQDLAAVIMLVLLPVLAHPEIGDPFITAGTTLGKALLLFFGIYVIGKWVLPRALEETGRARSDEVFVMTALLLALLAAWVTHALGLSMALGAFLAGMMLGESHFRHQIEADIRPFRDLLLGLFFMGVGMLVSPQLFAKHWYWILLGAAALMVFKSVLIAALLTLLGERKETALRSGIMLAQGGEFGFVLVTLAVSHGLMNSEQAGILISIAVLTMAATPALLEHSRTLTRHLLRRWEQEPDTPAVDENTSGHVLLCGYGRVGQNLMRYLNRFHHQAVAIDTDLVRIQEASQAGERIIFGDATRKEILERAGIHRASLLVVTFDDARQAERILHTAHQLCPDLRILVRTRDDTHLDELLQAGAAEVVPEVLEASLMLVAHALMMLDTPFGKVLAMLRQSRRERYKLLHGYYHGESLPTSDSAGNPYRLLHAVTLDEQAACIGKTLGDLDLPARKVEVQTLRRQEQTIHHPAADQTLMAGDILILYGPLEAVEAIEEKLLGG, from the coding sequence ATGCCCGATGCTCTCACTCTTGTCGTGATTCTGCTCGCCACCGCGGTGTTCGCCGTGGTGCTGTTCCGGCGTCTGCATCTGCCTCCAATCCTGGCGTATCTCGGAGCCGGGGTTCTGGCCGGACCGGGGGGGCTGGGCTGGGTCGACGATACCTCCGGCATGCAGTATCTGGCCGAGTTCGGCATTGTCTTTCTGTTGTTCTCCCTGGGGCTGGAATTTTCCATACCGCGTCTGCTTGCCCTGCGCCGGGTGGTATTCGGCGCCGGACCGCTGCAGGTGCTGCTGACCGGCCTGCCGGTACTGCTGATCATGTGGCTGCTGGATTTCCCACTGGCCATCGCCCTGATCGCCGGTGGCGCTTTCGCGCTGTCGTCCACCGCCATCGTGATCCGCGATCTGATCGCCCGGGGCGCGGTCAACACCGGCTATGGCCGCGCCAGCACCGGCATTCTGCTGTTCCAGGATCTGGCGGCGGTGATCATGCTGGTGCTGTTGCCGGTCCTCGCGCATCCGGAAATCGGCGATCCGTTCATCACCGCCGGGACGACATTGGGCAAAGCCCTGTTGTTGTTCTTTGGCATCTACGTGATTGGCAAGTGGGTACTGCCCCGCGCCCTGGAGGAAACCGGCCGCGCCCGTTCCGATGAAGTGTTCGTGATGACGGCTCTGCTGCTGGCGCTGCTGGCCGCCTGGGTGACCCATGCCCTGGGCTTGTCCATGGCTCTGGGCGCTTTTCTGGCCGGCATGATGCTTGGCGAAAGTCACTTCCGTCATCAGATCGAAGCCGATATCCGGCCCTTCCGTGATCTGCTTCTGGGACTGTTTTTCATGGGCGTGGGCATGCTGGTGTCCCCGCAGCTGTTCGCCAAACACTGGTATTGGATCCTGCTCGGCGCCGCCGCTCTAATGGTATTCAAATCAGTGCTAATAGCGGCGCTATTGACGTTGCTGGGCGAACGTAAGGAAACGGCCCTGCGCAGCGGTATCATGCTGGCGCAGGGCGGCGAATTCGGTTTCGTGCTGGTGACCCTGGCGGTGTCACACGGCCTGATGAACAGCGAACAGGCCGGCATCCTGATATCGATCGCCGTGCTGACCATGGCGGCCACCCCGGCGCTGTTGGAGCACAGCCGCACCCTCACCCGTCACCTGCTCCGGCGCTGGGAACAGGAACCGGACACCCCGGCGGTTGACGAGAACACCAGTGGGCACGTATTGCTGTGCGGTTATGGCCGCGTCGGTCAGAACCTGATGCGCTATCTGAACCGCTTTCATCATCAGGCCGTGGCCATCGATACCGACCTGGTGCGGATTCAGGAAGCCAGCCAGGCCGGCGAACGCATTATCTTTGGCGACGCCACCCGCAAGGAGATCCTGGAACGGGCCGGTATTCATCGCGCCAGCCTGCTGGTGGTCACCTTCGACGACGCACGACAGGCCGAGCGTATCCTGCATACCGCCCATCAGCTGTGTCCGGACTTGCGGATTCTGGTGCGCACTCGCGACGACACCCATCTGGATGAGTTGCTGCAGGCTGGCGCCGCCGAAGTGGTGCCGGAAGTGCTGGAAGCCTCGCTGATGCTGGTGGCCCATGCCCTGATGATGCTGGATACGCCGTTCGGCAAAGTGCTGGCCATGCTGCGTCAGAGCCGTCGCGAACGCTACAAGCTGCTGCACGGCTACTATCATGGTGAGTCGCTGCCCACCAGCGACAGCGCCGGCAATCCCTATCGGCTTCTGCACGCGGTCACCCTCGACGAACAGGCCGCGTGTATCGGCAAAACTCTGGGCGACCTGGACCTGCCCGCCCGCAAGGTGGAAGTGCAGACCCTGCGCCGGCAGGAACAGACCATCCATCACCCGGCCGCGGATCAGACGCTGATGGCCGGTGACATTCTCATTCTCTACGGGCCTTTGGAAGCGGTGGAAGCCATCGAGGAAAAACTGCTCGGCGGCTAA
- a CDS encoding AraC family transcriptional regulator: MTASAENYVAAAYVRLLYDYLESQGVEAEALLGAPTVLAEDGLEKVPLAFWRHSLEIASQHLDEPALGLAVARTITARHFDVLGYVVSHCGTLGEALARLERYHRLVYDVNPARVATVGNSLEVRWGVERGRPGALVDETGVAAVVQFIRNLVGRNLPVEAVHFVNPEPVDPAPYRAFFGAEVRFDCAWTVLRIPLTYLTLPLGAPDPGLVDILDRQAQSLLERQPRAGSPYDADLVRLMREGRPTLEALAERHHVSARTMQRRLAEQGETFQAVLQRVRYQMAREYLADGRLELTEVAALLGYSEHSAFTRAFRQWAGVGPKRWRREH, encoded by the coding sequence ATGACGGCTTCCGCCGAAAATTATGTGGCCGCCGCCTATGTGCGGTTGCTTTACGATTACCTGGAAAGCCAGGGGGTGGAGGCCGAGGCGTTGCTGGGCGCGCCGACGGTGCTGGCCGAGGATGGGTTGGAGAAAGTGCCGCTGGCGTTCTGGCGGCACAGTCTTGAGATTGCCAGCCAGCACCTGGATGAGCCGGCCCTGGGGCTGGCGGTGGCGCGTACCATCACCGCCCGGCATTTCGATGTGCTTGGCTATGTGGTGTCCCACTGCGGCACACTGGGCGAAGCGCTGGCGCGGCTGGAGCGGTATCACCGGTTGGTTTATGACGTGAATCCAGCCCGGGTGGCCACGGTGGGCAATAGTCTGGAGGTGCGTTGGGGCGTGGAACGCGGTCGTCCGGGTGCTCTGGTGGATGAGACCGGCGTGGCGGCGGTGGTGCAGTTCATTCGCAACCTGGTGGGTCGGAATTTGCCGGTGGAGGCGGTGCATTTCGTTAACCCCGAGCCGGTGGATCCGGCGCCTTATCGGGCGTTTTTCGGCGCGGAAGTGCGCTTCGATTGCGCATGGACGGTGTTGCGGATACCGCTGACCTATCTGACGCTGCCGCTGGGCGCGCCGGATCCGGGCCTGGTGGATATCCTGGACCGGCAGGCGCAGTCGTTACTGGAACGTCAGCCGCGCGCGGGGTCGCCCTATGACGCCGACCTGGTGCGTTTGATGCGCGAAGGGCGGCCGACGCTGGAAGCTCTGGCGGAACGCCATCATGTCAGTGCACGTACCATGCAACGCCGTCTGGCGGAACAGGGGGAGACGTTCCAGGCCGTGTTGCAGAGGGTGCGTTACCAGATGGCCCGGGAATACCTGGCGGACGGCCGCCTGGAACTGACGGAAGTGGCGGCGCTGCTCGGTTACTCCGAGCACAGCGCTTTTACCCGGGCGTTTCGTCAATGGGCCGGTGTCGGCCCCAAGCGCTGGCGCCGCGAGCATTAG
- a CDS encoding Na/Pi cotransporter family protein → MGYISASLGGLGLFLLGMWLITEGLRVAAGPSLERLLSSWTSSRWRGLVSGTLLTVMVQSSSAVTVAALGFVNTGLLRFERAVWVIFGSNLGTTLTAWLVAMIGFSFKIDLFALPIIGVGALLRVFAPFDRYRSLGMALAGFGLLFMGIQVLSSGFGQMGERLSLGMAGQPLVLMVGIGVLLTTLMQSSSAALAVVLTALAGGVIDFDGAAALVIGANVGTTSTALLSILGATVQARRLAVAHVLFNLLTALVALALLGPGVDLVVAVASGWGLAPPGQLALFHTAFNALGIVLMWPLEPVLTRFLLTRFKERQRATAQLQFLDRNVADLPDAARTALAREIERILARYPDALGGLPRPHDERLKGIAERRQLLAGLGDFLAMAGRQQLTEEQMNGFRIGWRIQLNLSNMEDALAGMNEHGRQMIRQPDHEVAMAVLAAWFEQMHQQLRRGGDPTEPLRFAYEQVKDALMQRAMDGALTRYTLDLALQDLSLSRRFLEQWWRATVHLRALLDDPEPQAPIP, encoded by the coding sequence ATGGGGTATATAAGCGCCAGCCTGGGCGGTCTGGGACTGTTCTTGCTGGGCATGTGGTTGATCACCGAAGGCTTGCGGGTCGCCGCCGGACCCTCCCTGGAGCGGCTGCTGTCCTCCTGGACCTCGAGCCGGTGGCGCGGCCTGGTGTCGGGCACTTTGCTGACCGTCATGGTGCAATCCTCAAGCGCTGTCACCGTGGCGGCCCTGGGGTTCGTCAATACCGGATTGTTGCGCTTCGAGCGGGCGGTTTGGGTGATTTTCGGCAGTAATCTGGGAACCACTCTGACGGCGTGGCTGGTGGCGATGATCGGCTTCAGCTTCAAGATCGATCTGTTCGCCTTGCCCATCATCGGGGTGGGTGCGCTGCTGCGCGTGTTCGCCCCTTTTGACCGTTACCGCAGCCTTGGCATGGCCTTGGCGGGATTCGGCTTGCTGTTCATGGGTATCCAGGTGCTGTCCTCCGGCTTTGGCCAGATGGGAGAGCGGCTGTCGCTGGGCATGGCGGGCCAGCCGTTGGTGCTGATGGTGGGAATAGGCGTGTTGCTGACCACCTTGATGCAGTCTTCCAGTGCCGCCCTGGCGGTGGTGCTCACCGCCCTGGCCGGTGGCGTGATCGATTTCGACGGCGCCGCGGCGCTGGTGATCGGCGCCAACGTGGGCACCACGTCCACGGCGCTGCTGTCCATCCTCGGTGCCACCGTTCAGGCCCGGCGTTTGGCGGTGGCCCATGTGTTGTTCAATCTGCTGACCGCGCTGGTCGCGTTGGCGTTACTAGGGCCCGGCGTCGATCTGGTTGTGGCTGTCGCCAGTGGTTGGGGGCTGGCGCCGCCGGGGCAGCTGGCTCTGTTTCATACTGCGTTCAATGCCTTGGGCATAGTGCTGATGTGGCCATTGGAGCCGGTGCTGACGCGTTTTTTGCTGACGCGCTTCAAGGAACGTCAACGGGCCACGGCGCAGTTGCAGTTCCTGGATCGTAACGTGGCGGATTTGCCGGACGCGGCAAGGACGGCGCTGGCCAGGGAGATCGAACGGATCCTTGCGCGCTATCCGGATGCGCTCGGTGGCTTGCCGCGGCCTCATGACGAGCGTCTCAAGGGCATCGCCGAGCGGCGCCAGCTGCTGGCGGGATTGGGTGATTTTCTGGCCATGGCCGGTCGGCAACAGCTCACCGAGGAACAGATGAATGGCTTTCGTATCGGCTGGCGGATCCAGTTGAACCTTTCCAACATGGAAGATGCCCTGGCCGGGATGAACGAGCATGGCCGCCAGATGATCCGGCAGCCGGATCATGAGGTCGCCATGGCGGTACTGGCGGCCTGGTTCGAGCAAATGCACCAGCAACTGCGGCGCGGGGGTGATCCCACGGAGCCGTTGCGTTTCGCCTACGAGCAGGTCAAGGACGCTTTGATGCAACGCGCCATGGACGGCGCGCTGACACGCTATACGTTGGATCTGGCCTTGCAGGATTTGAGTTTGTCCCGCCGCTTTCTGGAACAATGGTGGCGGGCCACGGTACATCTCCGTGCTCTGCTCGATGATCCCGAGCCACAGGCACCGATACCATGA
- a CDS encoding sterol desaturase family protein, producing MLEALQHLDWRTLVLPAMVPIFIAVLLAEWTRFRGRGRFLLRDTAASMGLGALYMVFDTLVTVTLVALLFNWAYQHRLFTVSMTPLTGALLFVLLEFFYYWFHRASHRIRWFWSAHVAHHSSRYMNFSTAMRQSALYSLAGNWIFYIPLAFLGFEPVWVFFMLTVNLAYQYFIHTQWVGKLPRPIEFVFNTPSHHRAHHGRNPEYIDRNYGGIVILYDRLFGTFVEEQETAPVEYGITRPVDSFNPVTLTVHEARDMFRDALRPGPLRQRLKHFWAPPEWQRPEQEEESALNRSPAD from the coding sequence ATGCTCGAGGCTTTACAACATCTGGACTGGCGCACCCTGGTATTACCCGCAATGGTGCCGATCTTCATCGCTGTGTTATTGGCGGAGTGGACCCGCTTTCGCGGTCGCGGCCGCTTCCTGCTGCGCGACACCGCTGCCAGTATGGGGTTGGGGGCCCTGTATATGGTGTTCGATACGCTGGTCACCGTGACCCTGGTGGCGCTGCTGTTCAACTGGGCCTACCAGCACCGGCTGTTCACCGTCAGCATGACCCCGCTCACCGGAGCGCTGCTGTTCGTGCTTCTGGAGTTCTTTTATTACTGGTTTCACCGCGCCAGCCATCGCATCCGCTGGTTCTGGTCGGCCCATGTGGCGCACCATTCCAGCCGCTATATGAACTTCTCCACCGCCATGCGGCAAAGCGCCCTGTACAGCCTGGCCGGCAACTGGATTTTTTATATTCCGCTGGCGTTTCTCGGCTTCGAACCGGTGTGGGTATTCTTCATGCTCACGGTGAATCTGGCTTATCAGTACTTCATCCATACCCAATGGGTTGGCAAGCTGCCGCGCCCCATCGAGTTTGTGTTCAATACGCCCAGCCATCACCGCGCCCACCATGGCCGCAATCCCGAATACATCGATCGCAACTATGGTGGCATTGTGATCCTGTATGACCGGCTGTTCGGCACTTTCGTGGAAGAGCAGGAAACAGCGCCGGTGGAGTACGGCATTACCCGTCCGGTGGACAGCTTCAATCCGGTCACATTGACGGTGCACGAGGCCCGCGACATGTTTCGGGATGCGCTGCGGCCCGGCCCGCTAAGGCAACGCCTGAAACATTTCTGGGCGCCGCCGGAATGGCAGCGCCCGGAACAGGAAGAGGAAAGCGCACTCAACCGCTCCCCGGCAGATTAA
- a CDS encoding TRAP transporter large permease, translating to MSGMEIGLWVLGGVLLILALRVHVGVGMLLGGVACYLIVNHGDTTALLFTINNLVYARFSNYDLAVIPLFVLMGQFAIHGGLSRALFKAAAAFIGHWRGGLAMSAAGACAGFGAICGSSLATAATMSQVALPELEKHHYPPKLAAGTVAAAGTLGILIPPSVPLIIYAVLTEESIAKLFMAAVIPGLVAMFGYLVVIRLVAVRTMASVPRVDKAGWPQRWRALLEVSPVLLIFIVVIFGIYGGWANLTEAASIGAAACGAFAVVRGGLRWKGLYQSLIGTAEATAMIYLVVVGADLLNSGLALSQMPAELASWVADSGLAPFVVLLSILAIYLLLGCVMDSLSMILLTVPIFYPIVVNLEFFDLTYTEKSIWFGILALMVVEIGLITPPMGMNLFIVQKYSVNTSLGTVSRGIVPFLYADVIRIAILVMVPALSLFLLNLPGSG from the coding sequence ATGAGCGGTATGGAAATCGGACTCTGGGTACTCGGCGGTGTGCTGCTGATTCTGGCGCTGCGCGTGCACGTGGGCGTGGGCATGCTGCTGGGCGGCGTGGCCTGCTATCTGATCGTCAATCACGGTGACACCACGGCGCTGCTGTTCACCATCAACAATCTGGTTTACGCCCGGTTTTCCAATTACGACCTGGCGGTGATTCCACTGTTCGTGTTGATGGGGCAGTTCGCCATTCACGGCGGTCTGTCGCGCGCCCTGTTCAAAGCGGCGGCGGCTTTCATTGGTCATTGGCGCGGTGGTCTGGCGATGTCCGCCGCCGGTGCCTGTGCCGGTTTCGGTGCTATTTGCGGCTCGTCCCTGGCCACCGCCGCCACCATGAGCCAGGTGGCGTTACCGGAGCTGGAGAAACATCACTACCCGCCCAAACTGGCCGCCGGGACGGTGGCGGCCGCTGGTACTCTGGGCATTCTGATTCCGCCGTCGGTACCGTTGATCATCTATGCGGTGCTCACCGAGGAGTCCATCGCCAAGCTGTTCATGGCGGCGGTGATTCCTGGTCTGGTGGCGATGTTCGGTTATCTGGTGGTGATCCGCCTGGTGGCGGTACGTACCATGGCGTCGGTGCCGAGGGTAGACAAGGCCGGCTGGCCTCAACGGTGGCGGGCGTTGCTGGAGGTGTCTCCGGTGCTGTTGATCTTCATCGTGGTGATCTTCGGTATCTACGGAGGCTGGGCCAACCTCACCGAGGCGGCGTCCATCGGCGCCGCCGCCTGCGGGGCGTTCGCGGTGGTACGCGGTGGCTTGCGCTGGAAAGGGTTGTATCAAAGCCTGATCGGCACCGCCGAGGCCACCGCCATGATCTATCTGGTGGTGGTCGGCGCCGATCTGCTCAACAGTGGTCTGGCGCTCAGTCAGATGCCGGCGGAACTGGCGTCCTGGGTCGCCGACAGTGGGCTGGCGCCGTTCGTGGTACTGCTCTCGATTCTGGCCATCTATCTGCTGCTGGGCTGCGTGATGGACTCCCTGTCCATGATTCTGCTCACCGTGCCGATCTTTTATCCGATCGTGGTCAACCTGGAATTCTTCGATCTCACCTATACCGAAAAATCGATCTGGTTCGGTATCCTCGCTCTGATGGTGGTGGAGATCGGTCTGATCACGCCGCCTATGGGCATGAACCTGTTCATCGTGCAGAAGTACAGCGTCAATACATCTCTGGGCACGGTGAGCCGGGGTATTGTCCCGTTCCTGTACGCGGATGTGATTCGTATCGCCATCCTGGTGATGGTCCCGGCCCTGTCGCTGTTTCTGCTTAATCTGCCGGGGAGCGGTTGA
- a CDS encoding TRAP transporter small permease — MVETVLRRLSIAVAVLGGAVVLSVIAMSLVSLLGRKLWSAPIPGDIEILEMAIAVAVASFMPLCELRDNHIRVDLIAGLLPAGVNRALLSLSHLLLALVAALLIWRTGLLTLDSHEYGSTSTMLAVPLWIPQMLMLPGLALLCACALYQAARSLTGKPLQVPS; from the coding sequence ATGGTTGAAACGGTATTGCGCCGTCTCAGCATCGCGGTCGCCGTGCTTGGCGGTGCCGTGGTGTTGTCGGTGATCGCCATGTCGCTGGTCTCTCTGCTGGGGCGCAAGTTGTGGTCCGCGCCGATTCCCGGTGACATCGAAATTCTGGAAATGGCCATCGCCGTGGCGGTGGCCTCGTTCATGCCGCTGTGCGAGCTGCGCGATAACCACATCCGCGTGGATCTGATCGCCGGGCTGTTACCGGCGGGAGTGAACCGGGCGTTGTTATCGCTCAGTCATCTGCTGCTGGCGCTGGTGGCGGCGTTGCTGATCTGGCGAACCGGTCTGCTGACCCTGGACAGCCACGAATACGGGTCCACATCCACCATGCTGGCGGTGCCGCTGTGGATTCCGCAGATGCTGATGCTGCCCGGTCTGGCGCTGCTGTGCGCCTGTGCCCTGTATCAGGCGGCGCGGTCGCTGACTGGTAAACCGCTGCAGGTGCCGTCATGA
- a CDS encoding TRAP transporter substrate-binding protein: MNSKNIMALLAIVWLSLSTQIQAAEQEKEKVTLRIMHFLPAVANAQKNVLEPWCADLAEQSGNRIECQIYPSMQLGGTPAQLADMARNGVVDIVWTGLGYAAGRFPRSEALELPFVMPPGGVDGSEVAWEFYQRYAKDDFRDYHVLAIQSDGGGTLHTARKKVASLDDMKGLRVRASTRLASEMLTSLGATPVSMPPAQIADTLAKGVIDGALAVWEVVPPTKLDETTHYHMQTAADQATPTVTTLAVLMNKKRYQNLPDDLRAIVDRLSGEALSRRFGEAWDVTIDQVVEQLSADPDHEIVTLDDATYQSMREASQRVTDEWVASDKGGIDRQALYQGLQDIVREHAAR, encoded by the coding sequence ATGAATTCCAAAAACATCATGGCCCTTCTGGCGATCGTATGGCTGTCCTTGAGCACCCAGATCCAGGCGGCGGAGCAGGAAAAAGAAAAAGTCACTTTACGTATCATGCATTTCCTGCCGGCGGTGGCGAATGCCCAGAAAAACGTACTGGAACCCTGGTGCGCCGATCTGGCCGAGCAGTCCGGCAACCGCATCGAATGTCAGATTTATCCGTCCATGCAATTGGGCGGTACTCCCGCGCAGCTGGCCGACATGGCGCGCAATGGCGTGGTGGATATTGTCTGGACCGGTCTCGGTTACGCCGCCGGCCGTTTCCCCCGTAGCGAGGCGCTGGAGTTGCCGTTCGTGATGCCTCCCGGCGGCGTTGACGGCAGTGAAGTGGCTTGGGAGTTTTACCAGCGCTATGCCAAGGACGATTTCCGTGATTACCACGTGCTGGCCATTCAGAGCGATGGCGGTGGTACTTTGCACACCGCGCGCAAGAAAGTGGCCTCCCTGGATGACATGAAAGGGCTGCGAGTACGGGCGTCCACCCGGCTGGCTTCCGAGATGCTCACTTCCCTGGGCGCCACTCCGGTGAGCATGCCGCCGGCGCAAATCGCCGACACGCTGGCCAAGGGCGTCATCGACGGGGCCCTGGCGGTGTGGGAAGTGGTGCCGCCGACCAAACTGGACGAAACCACGCACTATCACATGCAAACCGCCGCGGATCAGGCTACCCCCACGGTAACCACGCTGGCGGTGCTGATGAACAAGAAGCGCTATCAGAATCTGCCCGACGATCTGCGCGCGATCGTCGACCGGCTTAGCGGAGAGGCGCTGTCCCGCCGTTTCGGGGAAGCCTGGGATGTGACCATCGATCAGGTGGTGGAGCAGTTGTCCGCCGATCCGGACCACGAGATCGTGACGCTGGATGATGCCACCTATCAGTCCATGCGTGAGGCCTCGCAGAGGGTCACCGATGAGTGGGTGGCCTCCGACAAGGGCGGCATCGACCGCCAGGCACTGTATCAGGGGTTGCAGGATATCGTGCGCGAGCACGCCGCCCGCTAA
- a CDS encoding FAD-binding monooxygenase — protein MQFHHHGYVSDDPRIEDATGTGIDRPDTLPDQVDVLIVGSGPAGMIAAAQLAKFPNITTRIVERRPGRLRLGQADGIQARSVETFQAFGFAERITAEAYRITEMAFWTPDPDNPSHIVRSSVAPDDASGEISEFPHLIVNQARVLDYFAEFARNAPARLTPDYGLEFQDLRIDHGEDYPVAVTLRHVCGDREGLERTVKARYVIGCDGAHSRVREAIGRKHIGKVANHAWGVMDVLATTDFPDIRTKCAIQSASGGSILHIPREGGHLFRMYVDLGEVAGDDNRRVRQTTLETTVAKANRILHPYTLEVKDCAWYTVYEVGHRVTDKFDDVPPEATGTRAPRVFITGDACHTHSAKAGQGMNVSMQDGWNIAWKLGHVLSGIAPESLLETYSSERQVVAQNLIDFDREWSSLMAKPAEQFSDPQELKEFYVKTAEFPAGFMTEYQPSMITGGRAHQHLATGFPIGKRFKSAPVMRVCDGNDVHLGHHATADGRWRIYVFADRAAPAGHSPLTTFADWMLNSTDSPVVKYTPAGTDLDSLFDIKVIYRRPHGEVEFGPMIPALFTPKVGPFQLTDYEKVYAVDPEHDIFEARGIAPEGAVVVVRPDQYVSLVTALHATDELTAFFDGAMLRRGQ, from the coding sequence GTGCAGTTCCACCATCACGGCTATGTATCCGATGACCCGAGAATCGAGGACGCGACCGGCACCGGGATCGATCGCCCCGACACCTTGCCGGACCAGGTCGACGTGCTGATTGTCGGCAGCGGACCGGCGGGCATGATCGCCGCCGCCCAGTTGGCGAAGTTTCCGAATATCACCACCCGTATCGTCGAACGCCGCCCCGGGCGCCTGCGGCTGGGCCAGGCCGACGGCATCCAGGCACGCAGTGTGGAAACCTTCCAGGCGTTCGGCTTCGCCGAACGGATCACCGCCGAAGCCTACCGGATCACCGAGATGGCGTTCTGGACACCGGACCCGGACAACCCCTCCCACATTGTCCGCTCCTCGGTGGCCCCCGATGACGCCAGCGGCGAAATCAGCGAATTTCCTCATCTCATCGTCAACCAGGCTCGGGTGCTGGATTATTTCGCCGAGTTCGCCCGCAACGCCCCCGCCCGCCTGACTCCGGACTATGGGCTGGAATTCCAGGATTTACGCATCGATCATGGCGAGGACTACCCGGTGGCGGTGACGTTGCGCCATGTCTGCGGCGATCGGGAAGGTCTGGAACGCACCGTGAAAGCCAGGTACGTGATCGGTTGCGACGGTGCTCACAGCCGCGTGCGCGAAGCCATCGGCCGCAAGCACATCGGCAAGGTCGCCAATCACGCCTGGGGCGTCATGGATGTTCTCGCCACCACCGATTTCCCGGACATCCGCACCAAGTGCGCGATCCAGTCCGCCTCCGGTGGCAGCATTCTGCACATTCCCCGCGAGGGCGGTCACCTGTTCCGCATGTACGTCGATCTCGGCGAAGTGGCCGGAGACGACAACCGCCGGGTACGCCAAACCACGCTGGAAACCACCGTCGCCAAGGCCAACCGGATCCTCCATCCCTACACCCTGGAAGTGAAGGACTGCGCCTGGTACACCGTCTATGAAGTGGGCCACCGGGTAACCGACAAGTTCGATGACGTGCCCCCCGAGGCTACCGGCACCCGCGCGCCCCGCGTTTTCATCACCGGCGATGCCTGCCATACCCACAGTGCCAAGGCCGGCCAGGGCATGAATGTGTCCATGCAGGATGGTTGGAACATCGCCTGGAAACTGGGCCACGTGCTCTCGGGCATCGCCCCGGAATCGCTGCTGGAAACCTATTCCAGCGAGCGTCAGGTGGTGGCTCAGAACCTGATTGATTTCGATCGCGAATGGTCGAGCCTGATGGCCAAACCGGCCGAGCAATTCAGCGACCCGCAAGAGCTGAAGGAATTCTACGTCAAGACCGCCGAATTCCCGGCGGGCTTCATGACCGAATATCAACCCTCGATGATCACTGGCGGCAGGGCACACCAGCATCTGGCCACCGGCTTCCCGATCGGCAAGCGGTTCAAATCCGCCCCGGTCATGCGGGTGTGTGATGGCAATGACGTTCACCTGGGGCATCACGCCACTGCTGACGGCCGCTGGCGGATCTATGTCTTCGCCGACCGGGCCGCTCCCGCCGGGCACTCCCCGTTGACCACCTTCGCCGACTGGATGCTGAACAGCACCGACTCCCCGGTGGTGAAATACACTCCGGCAGGAACCGATCTCGACAGTCTCTTCGATATCAAGGTGATCTATCGGCGGCCCCATGGCGAGGTGGAGTTCGGCCCGATGATTCCGGCGTTGTTCACGCCAAAGGTCGGCCCGTTCCAATTGACGGACTACGAAAAGGTTTACGCCGTCGACCCGGAGCACGACATCTTCGAGGCCCGGGGTATTGCCCCGGAAGGCGCGGTGGTGGTGGTGCGGCCGGACCAGTACGTTTCCCTGGTGACCGCTCTGCACGCCACCGATGAACTGACCGCCTTCTTCGATGGGGCCATGCTGCGGCGAGGCCAATGA